A section of the Roseivirga sp. BDSF3-8 genome encodes:
- a CDS encoding phage tail protein, with protein sequence MALNYLGNVVAWAPNYAPQNWMFCKGQLLPIANYTALYSLVGNYYGGDGRTTFALPDLQGRMVVGEGNGPGITTKILGRRGGVETDQLDIMHIPTHGHSAVSNMSLEIQASSSEGNSHVPQNNDTLASFGAPDFGYVYNGYNSEPANIVLNGGNVSGQVELGYTGGNNSHYNMMPYSVLNYIICVNGIYPSRS encoded by the coding sequence ATGGCCTTAAATTATTTAGGAAATGTGGTAGCATGGGCTCCCAATTATGCACCTCAAAATTGGATGTTCTGCAAAGGGCAGTTACTACCTATAGCAAATTATACAGCCTTATACTCTTTAGTGGGCAACTACTACGGCGGTGATGGACGAACCACTTTTGCACTACCTGATTTACAGGGTAGAATGGTGGTTGGAGAAGGCAACGGCCCCGGAATCACCACTAAAATACTGGGGCGACGGGGTGGTGTAGAAACTGACCAACTGGATATTATGCATATACCTACTCATGGCCACTCGGCTGTTTCCAATATGTCGTTGGAGATACAAGCATCATCCAGTGAGGGGAATAGTCATGTGCCGCAAAATAATGATACCCTAGCTTCATTTGGCGCACCAGATTTTGGGTACGTATATAATGGGTATAATTCCGAGCCAGCAAATATAGTTCTAAACGGAGGTAATGTATCAGGTCAGGTAGAATTAGGATACACAGGAGGAAATAACTCCCACTATAACATGATGCCATACTCTGTCTTGAATTACATAATCTGTGTAAACGGAATTTACCCAAGCAGAAGTTAA
- a CDS encoding phage tail protein, giving the protein MDDAFIGMVVPWAPNFAPRNWAFCHGQLLAISSNTALFSLIGTTYGGDGRTTFALPDLRGRAIVGQGDGPGLSMRPLGQKGGLENVTLNITEIPSHTHSSVTTGLQANIGVSSQPADEVTPSNGMVLAAANSIEGVDVNAYKSGVAPDVSLAGGTVSGQVTIGSTGGNLSHNNMQPYTVLNYIICMYGIFPPRS; this is encoded by the coding sequence ATGGATGACGCATTTATCGGTATGGTGGTGCCTTGGGCCCCAAACTTTGCTCCGCGCAACTGGGCGTTCTGTCATGGGCAGTTACTAGCTATATCAAGCAATACAGCTTTATTTTCTCTGATCGGCACTACTTATGGAGGAGATGGTCGCACAACTTTCGCATTACCTGATCTCAGAGGTAGGGCTATCGTAGGTCAGGGGGATGGTCCTGGTCTATCGATGAGACCTTTGGGACAAAAAGGGGGACTGGAAAATGTTACTCTTAACATTACTGAAATACCTTCTCATACTCATTCATCAGTAACTACTGGGCTACAAGCAAATATTGGAGTGAGTAGCCAGCCAGCAGATGAAGTTACACCTTCCAATGGTATGGTACTGGCAGCCGCTAACTCTATTGAAGGCGTAGATGTAAATGCTTATAAATCAGGTGTGGCTCCTGACGTTAGTCTTGCAGGTGGGACTGTTTCTGGTCAGGTTACTATTGGAAGCACCGGTGGAAACCTTTCTCACAATAATATGCAGCCCTATACTGTGCTGAACTACATCATTTGCATGTACGGTATTTTCCCACCTAGAAGTTAA
- a CDS encoding DUF6089 family protein, with the protein MINRLFLIALFLITLGVSTADAQYYRRIRNQRLTFLFGGGLSTYYGELQNDGVILKTDWNAGIGFQYALRDRWALRSDISVYHISGNDANAKGEFEQSRKKRNLSFEATNFEWNVVGVFHWYSLDATSFYRRPIANPYLFAGIGATTNNPTANLNGESYDLRPIQTEGEEYASIIPVLPFGGGVKLRISNFLNFNAEVGYRVVFSDYLDDVSDTYIPQSAFANEAERTLADRRQELGFDPVPAGTLRGNPDKNDGYLLLKFSLEYYLTPGLVRNNPYRARRSPYRR; encoded by the coding sequence ATGATTAACAGACTATTTTTAATAGCACTTTTTTTAATCACCCTGGGTGTTTCTACTGCTGATGCACAGTACTATAGGAGGATCAGAAATCAGCGGCTAACATTTTTATTCGGTGGTGGCCTATCCACTTATTACGGGGAGCTCCAAAATGATGGGGTTATTCTTAAAACAGACTGGAATGCCGGAATTGGTTTTCAGTATGCCTTGCGTGACAGATGGGCACTCAGATCGGACATTTCCGTATATCACATCTCCGGCAATGATGCTAACGCGAAAGGAGAATTTGAGCAAAGCAGGAAGAAAAGAAATCTATCATTTGAGGCTACTAATTTTGAGTGGAACGTGGTAGGTGTCTTTCACTGGTATTCGTTGGATGCTACGTCCTTTTATAGAAGACCCATAGCTAACCCCTATTTATTTGCTGGTATAGGTGCAACGACTAATAACCCTACTGCAAACCTGAACGGTGAATCTTACGATCTCCGCCCTATTCAAACGGAAGGTGAAGAATACGCCAGCATAATCCCGGTGCTGCCTTTCGGGGGAGGTGTGAAGTTAAGGATAAGTAACTTCCTCAATTTCAACGCTGAGGTAGGCTATCGTGTGGTATTCAGCGATTATCTGGATGATGTGAGTGACACATATATCCCACAGAGCGCTTTTGCCAATGAGGCGGAGCGTACGCTGGCAGACAGGCGCCAGGAGTTAGGGTTTGATCCGGTTCCAGCAGGAACTTTGAGAGGAAACCCTGATAAGAATGACGGTTATTTACTTCTTAAATTTTCCCTGGAATATTACCTGACTCCAGGCCTGGTGAGAAACAATCCTTACCGAGCAAGAAGAAGCCCTTACAGAAGGTAA
- a CDS encoding polysaccharide biosynthesis protein: MTNFIRSLKIIPRWIILLIDLAVILLSVWIAYSLRFNFVLSDVIAQQPEVTLGLYLMASLISILLTQSYAGIIRYTSLQDGLRLLITVTLTSVLIFCGSVIYRYVTDVSLVPVSVILITYFCSITLLFLYRMLVKYVFSYYAEVMKVRQKALIFGAGQGGLLTKQVIDEEAASKIRVVGFLEDDPRKIGKFMKGVRIYDAEKDIVRLIKRNHIKELIITVKNITLERKNELVDICLKHSVKVRSVPPADKWVNGELSLKQIKEVNIEDLLGRESIVLDSQNVKREILGKCVLISGAAGSIGSEIVRQVLQFQPREVILVDQSESALYEIEREISPYFTMVQVHIILADIRNSERMRQIFSTYRPNIVYHAAAYKHVPMMEQNVTEAIRSNVLGTKVLSDLSVRYEVEKFVMISTDKAVNPTSVMGASKRISEIYVQSLNDKLKKTGDKHTLFITTRFGNVLGSNGSVIPLFKKQIAAGGPLTVTHPDVTRYFMTIPEACQLVLEAGAMGNGGEIFIFDMGKSIKIADLARKMIRLSGLVENRDIEIVFTGLREGEKLYEELLNDSENNLPTHHNKIMCAQVREIAYHDVLPLIRELIDLAKGTDDMAIVAQMKQIVPEYKSHASRFEELDSEQQATADLALR, from the coding sequence ATGACAAATTTTATCAGAAGTTTAAAGATAATTCCCCGATGGATTATTTTACTGATAGACCTTGCCGTCATACTTTTATCGGTCTGGATTGCATATTCCTTAAGGTTTAACTTTGTGTTGAGCGATGTTATTGCCCAGCAGCCAGAGGTAACTCTTGGTCTGTACCTTATGGCCTCTCTTATTTCTATCCTATTGACCCAGAGTTATGCCGGTATTATCCGCTATACCAGCCTTCAGGATGGCCTTAGGTTACTTATCACCGTAACACTTACCTCCGTTCTGATCTTTTGTGGCTCAGTAATCTATCGTTATGTTACTGATGTTAGCCTCGTTCCCGTATCCGTTATACTTATCACATACTTTTGCAGTATTACCCTGCTGTTTCTTTACCGCATGCTTGTCAAGTATGTGTTTAGCTACTATGCAGAAGTAATGAAAGTAAGGCAGAAGGCCCTTATTTTCGGTGCCGGTCAGGGTGGACTTCTTACCAAGCAGGTAATTGATGAAGAGGCCGCCTCAAAAATTCGTGTGGTGGGATTTCTTGAAGATGATCCACGCAAGATTGGTAAGTTCATGAAAGGCGTCCGCATTTATGACGCAGAAAAAGATATAGTAAGACTTATCAAGAGAAATCATATCAAGGAGCTTATCATAACCGTCAAGAACATTACGTTGGAGCGGAAAAATGAGCTTGTTGATATTTGCCTAAAGCATTCTGTAAAGGTCCGGTCTGTTCCCCCGGCCGATAAATGGGTAAATGGCGAACTTTCCCTGAAGCAGATCAAAGAAGTTAATATAGAAGATCTTCTTGGTCGGGAGAGTATAGTACTTGATAGCCAGAATGTAAAGAGAGAAATATTAGGCAAATGTGTGCTCATTTCCGGTGCAGCCGGTTCCATCGGTAGTGAAATAGTTCGTCAGGTACTCCAGTTTCAGCCCAGAGAAGTCATATTGGTAGACCAGAGCGAATCTGCTTTATATGAAATCGAACGTGAAATATCTCCGTATTTCACTATGGTACAGGTGCATATTATCCTGGCAGATATCCGCAACAGTGAACGGATGAGACAAATTTTCTCCACCTACCGCCCTAATATAGTCTATCATGCGGCTGCTTATAAGCACGTTCCCATGATGGAACAGAACGTCACCGAAGCAATAAGGTCCAATGTGCTGGGCACTAAGGTCTTGTCAGACCTTTCCGTGCGCTATGAGGTGGAGAAGTTCGTGATGATTAGTACGGATAAGGCAGTAAATCCCACCAGTGTAATGGGAGCTTCCAAAAGGATATCCGAAATTTACGTCCAGTCACTGAACGATAAGCTTAAAAAGACAGGTGATAAACATACCCTCTTTATCACCACAAGGTTTGGAAACGTATTAGGCTCCAATGGTTCTGTCATTCCCCTATTTAAAAAGCAAATTGCTGCAGGGGGGCCGCTTACGGTTACCCACCCTGACGTTACTCGGTACTTTATGACCATCCCTGAAGCTTGTCAACTTGTGTTGGAGGCAGGAGCAATGGGTAACGGTGGTGAGATATTCATCTTCGATATGGGTAAATCCATTAAGATAGCAGACCTTGCACGGAAGATGATAAGGCTCAGCGGTTTGGTGGAAAACAGGGATATTGAGATTGTCTTTACTGGCCTTCGCGAAGGGGAAAAGCTGTACGAAGAACTTCTAAACGATTCGGAAAACAACCTCCCAACTCATCACAATAAAATTATGTGTGCACAGGTTCGTGAAATCGCATACCATGATGTGCTGCCCTTGATACGCGAGCTGATTGATTTGGCCAAAGGTACTGACGACATGGCTATTGTAGCACAGATGAAACAGATCGTACCTGAATACAAAAGCCATGCATCGCGTTTCGAAGAGTTAGACTCTGAACAGCAAGCCACTGCTGATCTGGCCCTTCGGTAA
- a CDS encoding sugar transferase — MKRILDLIASGVGLIILFPVVLLIAILIKMDSKGPVFFRQVRVGKNNKDFRMFKFRTMHTGSDKGRQITVGDRDPRVTRVGYYIRKLKLDELAQLINVFIGDMSLVGPRPEVRKFVNYYSEEQMKVLTVRPGITDQASIQFVGESELLAQANDPETYYIEEIMPKKLNLNLEYIRDQSFFGDIKLIFRTFFAILKK, encoded by the coding sequence ATGAAAAGGATACTTGACCTTATAGCTTCCGGCGTGGGGCTAATAATCCTTTTTCCGGTGGTATTACTCATTGCTATTTTGATAAAGATGGACTCGAAAGGACCGGTTTTTTTCAGACAGGTGAGGGTCGGAAAAAACAACAAGGACTTCAGAATGTTTAAATTCCGTACCATGCACACCGGATCGGATAAAGGTAGGCAGATTACAGTAGGAGACAGGGATCCGCGCGTAACCAGAGTAGGATACTACATCAGAAAACTGAAACTCGATGAACTGGCCCAGCTTATTAACGTCTTTATTGGGGACATGAGTTTGGTAGGGCCCAGACCGGAAGTAAGAAAGTTTGTGAATTACTACTCTGAAGAACAAATGAAGGTTCTTACAGTAAGACCAGGTATCACTGATCAGGCATCTATACAGTTTGTAGGAGAAAGTGAGTTGCTTGCTCAGGCAAATGACCCCGAAACCTATTACATAGAAGAAATAATGCCCAAAAAGCTGAATTTGAACCTTGAATATATCAGAGATCAGTCCTTTTTTGGAGACATAAAACTAATTTTCAGGACTTTTTTCGCTATCTTAAAAAAATAG
- a CDS encoding DegT/DnrJ/EryC1/StrS family aminotransferase — protein MSEQQEKISFSPPFIDQSVIDEVTDTLNSGWITTGPKVNALQNLLKNHTGASEALCLNSATSALMLALHWYGVGKGDEVIIPAYTYCATALVVMHLGAKPVMVDIKEDFTIDPEKVRKAITARTKVIIPVDIAGWTCDYHALYEVIKSPEVKALFDPAGEPQLSLGRILLLSDAAHSIGAKYQGRDSGSLADITAFSFHAVKNVTTSEGGALCLSLPQPFDNTSVYNTLRLWSLNGQTKDAFTKTKAGGWRYDIVYPGFKCNMPDLAAAMGLAQYRKYHEELLPARITIFEKYNKAFEQYEWALTPPFQTSGSTRGSAHLYPLRVKGMSEAGRDAMIEEISSKGIAVNVHFVPLPMLSVFREAGFTVEDVPVAYDMYQNEISLPIYPQLTDAQVKRVVEAVAEAREAVIG, from the coding sequence ATGAGCGAGCAACAGGAAAAAATTAGCTTTTCACCTCCATTCATAGACCAGTCAGTCATAGATGAGGTAACAGATACACTGAATTCTGGCTGGATTACTACTGGCCCAAAAGTAAATGCCCTTCAGAACCTGTTAAAAAACCATACAGGAGCGAGTGAAGCACTCTGCCTTAACTCGGCCACTTCAGCCCTCATGCTTGCCCTGCATTGGTACGGAGTTGGTAAGGGGGACGAAGTCATTATTCCTGCATACACCTATTGCGCCACGGCCCTTGTGGTGATGCATCTTGGTGCTAAGCCTGTTATGGTTGATATTAAAGAAGACTTTACGATCGATCCGGAAAAGGTTAGAAAAGCTATTACGGCCAGAACTAAAGTTATTATTCCTGTGGACATTGCAGGGTGGACTTGCGATTATCATGCACTTTACGAAGTTATCAAATCACCCGAAGTGAAGGCTCTGTTTGACCCAGCCGGTGAACCACAGCTTTCCTTAGGCCGTATCTTACTCCTTTCGGATGCAGCGCATAGCATTGGCGCAAAATATCAAGGCCGTGATAGTGGCTCCCTGGCCGACATTACTGCGTTTTCTTTTCACGCCGTTAAAAATGTAACCACCTCAGAAGGTGGAGCACTATGTCTTTCGCTTCCTCAGCCTTTTGATAATACATCTGTTTATAACACCCTTAGGCTTTGGTCATTAAATGGTCAGACTAAGGATGCTTTCACCAAGACAAAAGCCGGCGGGTGGCGGTATGATATTGTCTACCCCGGCTTTAAGTGCAACATGCCCGATCTGGCAGCCGCCATGGGACTTGCCCAATACCGGAAGTACCATGAAGAGCTTCTGCCAGCCAGAATAACCATATTCGAAAAATACAATAAGGCTTTTGAACAGTATGAGTGGGCCCTGACCCCCCCTTTTCAAACTTCCGGTTCCACTCGCGGTTCAGCCCACCTTTACCCATTAAGAGTCAAAGGTATGAGCGAAGCTGGCAGGGATGCCATGATTGAGGAAATAAGCAGTAAGGGAATTGCTGTCAACGTGCATTTTGTACCCTTGCCTATGCTAAGCGTTTTCAGGGAGGCTGGTTTTACGGTAGAAGATGTACCCGTAGCCTATGATATGTATCAGAATGAAATTAGTCTGCCAATTTACCCTCAGTTGACAGATGCCCAGGTGAAGCGGGTAGTAGAAGCCGTGGCAGAAGCCAGGGAAGCGGTGATTGGATGA
- a CDS encoding GNAT family N-acetyltransferase — translation MVRNENTSRTSSVKFAGKENLESIAKCQRRAFPASLSSAMGVTYLQKMLEWYIVQPTAFLFYLETEEGLCAAYCGGFVVDGSLETGSASGMLQHSFNQAVRAFVVRPWLVLHKEMRAKASFTLRNVRRRLGLVDQRGEKMISADIPQPAEPYTGLVVIGTDPAYRGKGYGTLLLKEFEEISKQKGVKLMRLTVNAFNHQAIKSYKRNGWVTVIEKNKALVMEKKI, via the coding sequence ATGGTGAGGAATGAAAATACGAGTCGAACGTCCAGCGTAAAGTTTGCGGGTAAAGAAAATCTGGAGAGTATCGCCAAATGTCAGCGGCGGGCTTTTCCTGCCTCTCTATCCAGTGCTATGGGAGTCACCTACCTGCAAAAAATGCTTGAGTGGTATATTGTACAACCCACAGCGTTCTTATTCTACCTGGAGACAGAAGAAGGCCTTTGTGCAGCATATTGTGGAGGATTCGTTGTAGATGGGTCTTTAGAAACCGGCTCTGCGAGTGGCATGCTTCAGCATAGTTTTAATCAGGCAGTAAGGGCCTTTGTAGTAAGACCCTGGCTAGTCTTACATAAGGAAATGCGGGCTAAAGCCTCCTTCACCCTCCGTAATGTCCGGCGTAGGTTAGGCTTAGTTGACCAACGTGGTGAAAAAATGATCAGTGCGGATATACCTCAGCCAGCGGAACCCTACACAGGCTTAGTTGTAATAGGTACGGACCCCGCCTACCGTGGAAAAGGGTACGGTACTCTATTGCTGAAAGAGTTTGAAGAAATATCAAAACAAAAGGGCGTTAAGCTCATGAGGCTTACTGTAAATGCATTCAACCATCAGGCTATCAAAAGTTATAAGCGCAATGGCTGGGTGACTGTTATTGAAAAGAACAAAGCCCTGGTAATGGAAAAAAAGATATGA
- the wecB gene encoding non-hydrolyzing UDP-N-acetylglucosamine 2-epimerase, translating to MVSITFIAGARPNFMKIAPLIHAVKKQQKEGEAISYRLIHTGQHYDEKLSETFFRQLNIPHPDANLEVGSGSHAVQTANIMIRFEEELLKNPADVVVVVGDVNSTLACSIVAKKLHKQVVHVEAGIRSFDLSMPEEINRMVTDSIADHFFTTSEFANKNLKKAGIEADRIHYVGNTMIDTLLANQDRLRKPEVADELHLEENNYFVLTLHRPANVDEGEKLAETLRAIMQNAGGKPVVFPVHPRTASILGQTGLKYDNLHFIDPLGYLEFIYLIKGSFGVITDSGGIQEETTVLQVPCLTLRDNTERPETVDIGTNVLVGTAIPDIEREVKNLVSGNRKTGRVPELWDGEASDRIIRKLIELYGEE from the coding sequence ATGGTTTCAATAACCTTTATAGCAGGTGCCAGGCCTAATTTTATGAAAATTGCGCCTTTAATTCATGCAGTTAAAAAGCAACAGAAAGAAGGTGAGGCTATTTCATACAGGCTTATTCATACAGGTCAGCATTATGATGAAAAACTGAGCGAGACCTTTTTCAGACAACTCAATATTCCCCATCCTGATGCAAACCTCGAGGTAGGTAGTGGATCCCATGCCGTGCAAACGGCCAACATAATGATTCGGTTTGAAGAAGAACTACTTAAGAATCCGGCTGATGTAGTGGTAGTAGTGGGTGATGTCAATTCCACTCTAGCCTGTAGTATAGTGGCTAAAAAGTTGCATAAGCAGGTAGTTCATGTAGAAGCAGGCATACGGTCATTTGACCTGAGCATGCCTGAAGAAATCAACCGGATGGTTACAGATTCAATTGCGGATCATTTCTTTACCACTTCCGAGTTTGCCAATAAAAACCTTAAGAAAGCTGGAATAGAGGCTGATCGTATTCATTATGTTGGTAACACCATGATTGACACGTTACTGGCAAACCAGGACCGGCTTAGAAAACCCGAGGTAGCAGATGAGCTGCACCTTGAAGAAAATAATTATTTTGTGCTTACTCTTCACAGGCCAGCCAATGTTGATGAAGGTGAAAAGCTAGCCGAAACACTTCGCGCCATCATGCAAAATGCAGGAGGTAAGCCGGTAGTTTTTCCAGTCCACCCCCGCACAGCATCCATTCTGGGGCAAACCGGCCTCAAATATGATAACCTGCATTTCATTGACCCCCTGGGATACCTGGAATTCATCTATCTGATCAAAGGGAGCTTTGGCGTCATCACTGATTCCGGAGGTATACAGGAAGAAACCACCGTTCTGCAAGTTCCTTGTCTTACCTTGCGAGATAATACTGAGCGACCCGAAACCGTAGATATTGGTACAAACGTGCTTGTAGGCACCGCCATTCCTGATATTGAAAGAGAAGTAAAAAACCTGGTTTCAGGAAACCGAAAAACAGGCCGTGTGCCTGAACTTTGGGATGGCGAAGCATCAGACAGAATCATCAGGAAGCTCATCGAATTGTATGGTGAGGAATGA
- a CDS encoding glycosyltransferase family 4 protein, whose protein sequence is MKVVILTQYFPPEIGAPQNRLVEMAKGLVERGCDVRVLTAMPNYPTGRIFDGYKGRFSTTEPLGTDSLSRDIQVYRYWLYPSNSPNKIPRILSMLSFSATSFFGLGKLKKWKPDYVISESPPLTLALTGLYLAKWSGASHIMNVSDLWPLSAKELGAISDGFVYRQFERLEHFLYRKSFAVTGQSQQILQHIAERQATRTHLFRNGVDYTRFSTLENKPVSEPRKIVYAGLIGVAQGLKRYVKELKFADRNLELHIYGDGAEKDEVENYIKANPDCGIIMHGRVSRDRIPALLSAHDGIFAPLTRPIFGAVPSKIYEGMAAGVPILFAGGGEGQELIDRFEAGFSAEPGNIEDMQSMLDNFASNDEEQLRRKGENGRKAAREVFDRRIQLDSFANFLNKNINS, encoded by the coding sequence TTGAAAGTAGTCATACTTACACAATATTTTCCGCCTGAGATAGGCGCACCACAAAACCGCCTGGTTGAAATGGCTAAAGGGTTGGTAGAACGCGGTTGCGATGTCCGGGTGCTCACCGCTATGCCAAATTATCCCACAGGTAGAATTTTTGATGGCTATAAAGGACGTTTTAGTACAACAGAGCCTTTGGGCACAGATTCCCTTTCAAGAGATATTCAGGTATATCGCTACTGGCTCTATCCGTCAAATAGTCCCAATAAAATACCTCGAATTTTGTCTATGCTATCTTTTTCAGCCACCTCCTTTTTCGGATTAGGTAAGCTGAAAAAGTGGAAGCCAGACTACGTAATATCTGAAAGTCCGCCATTGACTCTGGCCCTTACCGGATTGTATCTAGCTAAGTGGAGCGGTGCGAGCCACATCATGAATGTTTCCGACCTCTGGCCTTTGTCAGCAAAAGAGCTGGGAGCAATCTCCGATGGGTTTGTCTACCGCCAATTCGAAAGACTTGAACACTTTCTCTACAGAAAGTCCTTTGCAGTAACAGGCCAGTCACAGCAGATCCTGCAACACATTGCCGAAAGGCAGGCTACCCGTACACACCTTTTTAGGAATGGGGTAGATTATACCAGGTTTTCCACCTTAGAAAACAAACCGGTATCCGAACCGAGAAAAATAGTTTACGCAGGCCTGATTGGGGTGGCTCAGGGGTTGAAAAGGTACGTCAAAGAATTAAAATTTGCCGACCGTAACCTGGAGTTGCATATTTATGGAGATGGAGCAGAGAAAGATGAGGTGGAAAACTACATTAAGGCAAATCCTGATTGTGGCATAATTATGCATGGCCGTGTTAGCAGAGACAGGATTCCAGCCCTTTTATCGGCTCACGATGGTATATTTGCTCCCCTCACCCGGCCTATCTTTGGGGCAGTTCCCTCCAAGATTTATGAAGGGATGGCAGCCGGAGTACCTATCCTCTTTGCCGGTGGGGGAGAAGGTCAGGAACTTATCGATCGATTTGAAGCAGGGTTTAGTGCTGAGCCCGGCAATATTGAAGATATGCAGAGCATGCTGGATAACTTTGCCAGCAACGATGAAGAACAACTCAGGAGAAAAGGCGAAAATGGCAGAAAAGCCGCCCGGGAAGTTTTTGACAGAAGGATACAATTAGATTCCTTCGCAAATTTTTTAAATAAAAATATTAACTCATAA
- a CDS encoding phenylacetate--CoA ligase family protein has protein sequence MKNVLLPIFQRLPGFVKNAATTWVGERRNKWRYTENSDRLIQEVAERDVYSKNEWATYQQERLDFILHRARHKVPYYKAYWDKRSKKGDTESWKRLENWPVLTKEEVRNYNSAFIAEDCDPKKMYTERTSGSTGKPVTVFWSRETTETYYAIFERRMRNWHGITRHDKYAMLGGQLINSANQTSPPFWVKNKAMNQLYMSCFHIAPQFVPHYARALRKYQPEYMYGYASSMYLLSMLVLEQGLEVPRLKAAISNAEFFFDYQQEAIRKAFNCQTINTYGMSELTAAGCTYGGQDIYLWPDVGIMEVMEYGVNHPVAEETKEGRFICTTLINPDMPFIRYEVGDGGVVQSCTADDKLHYKKITRIGGRIDDFIITSDDRYISRLDALFKTHELNIVEAQVIQEERDVFRILVVPGKGYSKEDRAIIESNFRKRVGEGKLTFQSVEAIPRTAAGKYKAIVSKIKKD, from the coding sequence ATGAAGAATGTCCTTTTGCCCATATTTCAGAGACTACCCGGCTTTGTGAAAAATGCTGCCACCACCTGGGTGGGTGAAAGGCGAAATAAGTGGCGTTATACGGAAAACTCCGATAGGTTAATACAGGAAGTTGCCGAGCGGGATGTTTATTCAAAAAACGAATGGGCAACCTACCAGCAGGAACGGCTCGATTTTATACTTCATAGAGCCCGGCACAAAGTCCCTTATTATAAAGCTTACTGGGACAAGAGATCAAAAAAAGGTGATACGGAAAGCTGGAAAAGGCTTGAAAATTGGCCTGTGCTTACCAAAGAAGAAGTCAGAAATTACAATTCTGCCTTTATCGCGGAGGATTGCGATCCAAAAAAAATGTATACGGAGCGTACTAGTGGCAGTACAGGTAAGCCGGTTACCGTATTCTGGTCCAGGGAAACCACAGAAACCTACTATGCTATTTTTGAGCGCCGGATGAGAAACTGGCATGGCATTACTAGGCATGATAAGTACGCAATGCTGGGGGGACAGTTGATAAATAGCGCCAATCAGACCAGCCCCCCCTTCTGGGTGAAAAACAAAGCCATGAATCAACTTTACATGTCTTGTTTTCATATAGCCCCGCAGTTTGTACCACATTATGCCCGGGCGTTAAGAAAATACCAGCCAGAATACATGTATGGCTACGCTTCATCCATGTATCTGCTTTCAATGCTAGTCCTTGAGCAGGGGCTGGAAGTTCCCAGGCTTAAAGCGGCTATCAGTAATGCAGAGTTCTTCTTTGACTATCAGCAGGAAGCTATTAGAAAAGCCTTTAATTGTCAGACCATAAATACGTACGGCATGAGTGAACTTACCGCTGCTGGGTGTACATATGGAGGGCAGGATATTTACCTTTGGCCAGACGTAGGTATTATGGAGGTAATGGAGTACGGAGTAAACCATCCTGTTGCTGAAGAGACTAAAGAAGGAAGGTTTATTTGCACTACGCTTATCAATCCCGATATGCCTTTTATCCGGTATGAGGTTGGAGACGGTGGTGTCGTACAATCCTGCACGGCTGATGATAAACTCCACTATAAAAAGATCACCCGGATAGGAGGTCGAATTGATGATTTTATTATAACCTCTGATGATCGATACATAAGCAGGCTCGATGCCTTATTTAAAACACACGAACTTAATATAGTAGAGGCGCAGGTTATTCAGGAAGAACGCGATGTTTTCCGTATTCTTGTAGTTCCTGGAAAAGGGTATAGCAAGGAAGATAGGGCTATAATCGAAAGTAACTTCAGAAAAAGAGTGGGCGAAGGAAAGCTTACCTTCCAGTCTGTAGAAGCCATTCCTCGGACAGCGGCAGGGAAGTATAAAGCCATCGTATCAAAAATAAAGAAAGATTGA